Proteins from a genomic interval of Marmota flaviventris isolate mMarFla1 chromosome 8, mMarFla1.hap1, whole genome shotgun sequence:
- the LOC114098020 gene encoding LOW QUALITY PROTEIN: kinesin-like protein KIF18B (The sequence of the model RefSeq protein was modified relative to this genomic sequence to represent the inferred CDS: inserted 1 base in 1 codon; substituted 1 base at 1 genomic stop codon), whose amino-acid sequence MVMAVQDNMVQVVVRVRPPTPRELESQRWPVVQVVDERVLVFDPEEPDGGLKWGGTHDGPKKKGKDLTFVFDRVFGEKATQQDMFQHTTCRILDSFLQGYNCSVFAYGATGAGKTHTMLGKEGDPGIVYLTTMELYRRFEACQEEKQFEVLISYLEVYNEQIHDLLEPKGPLIIREDPDKGVVVQGLSFHQPASAEQLLKMLTRGNHNRTEHPTDANAASSRSHAIFQIFVKKQDRVPGLTQALQVAKMSLIDLAGSERSSSSSAKGERLREGANINRSLLALINVLNALVDAKGRKSHVPYRDSKLTRLLKDSIGGNCRTVMIAAISPSSLAYKDTYNTLKYADRAKEIRLTLKSNVVSLDCHISQYATICQQLQAEVASLRKKLQAYEAGAQAPQQGFPQPPKLSPQQQHLPSSPLLSRPRSQPWTPKLHMGSGDLQAGNLGTEAQEQRVIEESSSDQEQIPEDKDEDPTEVPTQTLEQNLRPPLSESAGLTLQPKPVASHLSPQNLDEDRYKHLALQVLCLAQKQYSLLQAANLLTPDMITEFETLQQLVQKEKAEPGDKTSRTPGQAGRASLMQELCSASKSPGYCGPVTXTMTRRLSGLMHTLGIPPEPDCTPASASRXPTEKKRKSTSLTEPDSPLAPKLLTKRQ is encoded by the exons ATGGTGATGGCTGTGCAGGACAACATGGTGCAGGTGGTGGTGCGGGTGCGACCCCCCACCCCTCGGGAGTTGGAGAGTCAGCGGTGGCCTGTGGTTCAAGTGGTGGACGAGCGGGTGCTGGTGTTTGACCCTGAGGAACCTGATGGGGGCCTCAAATGGGGTGGTACCCATGACGGCCCCAAGAAGAAGGGCAAGGACCTGACATTTGTCTTCGACCGGGTCTTTGGTGAGAAGGCCACCCAACAGGACATGTTCCAGCACACCACGTGCAGAATCCTGGACAGCTTCCTCCAGGGCTACAACTGTTCAGTGTTTGCCTATGGGGCTACTGGGGCTGGGAAGACACACACCATGCTGGGAAAGGAGGGGGACCCTGGCATCGTGTACCTGACCACCATGGAACTGTACAGGCGTTTTGAGGCCTGCCAGGAGGAGAAGCAATTCGAGGTGCTCATCAGCTACCTGGAGGTGTACAATGAACAGATCCATGACCTCCTGGAGCCCAAGGGACCCCTAATCATCCGCGAGGACCCTGAcaagggtgtggtggtgcaaggACTTTCTTTCCACCAGCCAGCCTCAGCTGAGCAGCTACTGAAGATGCTGACCAGGGGGAACCACAACCGCACCGAGCACCCCACAGATGCCAATGCTGCTTCCTCCCGTTCCCATGCCATCTTCCAGATCTTTGTGAAGAAACAGGACCGAGTCCCAGGACTCACTCAGGCCCTGCAGGTTGCCAAGATGAGCCTGATTGACCTGGCTGGCTCAGAGCGGTCATCCAGCAGCAGTGCCAAGGGGGAGCGACTGCGGGAGGGTGCCAACATCAACCGTTCTCTGCTGGCCCTCATCAATGTCCTCAATGCCCTGGTGGATGCAAAGGGCCGCAAGTCTCACGTGCCCTACCGAGACAGCAAACTGACCCGCCTGCTGAAGGACTCCATTGGGGGCAACTGCCGCACAGTGATGATTGCTGCCATCAGCCCCTCTAGCCTGGCCTACAAGGACACTTACAACACCCTCAAATATGCTGACCGGGCCAAAGAGATCAGACTCACGCTGAAGAGCAACGTGGTCAGTCTAGACTGTCACATCAGCCAGTATGCCACCATCTGCCAACAGCTCCAGGCTGAGGTGGCCTCCCTAAGGAAGAAGCTTCAAGCGTATGAGGCAGGAGCCCAGGCCCCACAGCAGGGCTTCCCACAGCCCCCCAAGTTGAGCCCTCAACAGCAACACCTTCCTAGCTCCCCTTTACTGTCCCGTCCCCGCAGCCAGCCCTGGACCCCAAAACTCCACATGGGTTCTGGAGATCTTCAAGCGGGGAACCTGGGGACAGAGGCCCAGGAACAGAGGGTCATAGAAGAAAGCTCTTCAGACCAGGAGCAGATCCCAGAGGATAAGGATGAAGACCCTACTGAGGTTCCAACCCAGACACTGGAGCAGAACCTCAGACCCCCACTGTCAGAGTCTGCTGGTCTGACCCTGCAGCCTAAGCCAGTGGCCAGCCACCTATCACCACAGAACCTGGATGAGGATCGTTATAAGCACTTGGCCCTACAGGTGCTGTGCCTGGCCCAGAAACAGTATTCCCTGCTGCAGGCAGCCAACCTCCTGACCCCTGACATGATTACTGAGTTCGAGACCCTGCAGCAGCTGGTGCAAAAAGAGAAAGCTGAGCCTGGAGACAAGACCTCCAGGACTCCTGGCCAGGCTGGGAGGGCCTCCCTGATGCAGGAGCTGTGTTCAGCCTCAAAGTCTCCAGGGTACTGTGGCCCTGTGA AAACAATGACAAGAAGATTGAGTGGCCTCATGCACACTCTGGGGATCCCACCTGAGCCTGATTGCACCCCAGCCTCAGCATCTCGATAGCCcacagagaagaagagaaagagcacAAGCCTCACAGAGCCAGACAGTCCCCTAGCCCCAAAGCTGCTGACCAAGCGCCAGTGA